The sequence below is a genomic window from Terriglobales bacterium.
GGCCGGGCGCCTGGCCGCCGAGGTCTATGGGCCATGGAACGTGCAGCCCGGCAGCTTCCGCCAGACCACCACGCCGAACGACCTTCAGAGCTACACGCTTGTCTTGATGTTTCACGACGGCGCACCGGCGCCGCCGCCGGGCGATTTGGTGCCGAAGCACGTTGCCTACCTGAGGGGATTGATGAACGACGGCAAGCTCGCTGTCGCCGGTCCGTTCGGCGCGCCCGGGGCGGACGGCCTGTTCGGTATTTCGATCTATGCCGCGCCGGTGGATGAAGCGACCAGGCTCGCCTCCGAAGACCCCCTGGTCAAGGCCGGATTCTTCCGCCTGGAGCCGCACCCGTGGCTCACCGCCAGGGGCGTGCTGCCGAGGTAATTGCCCATGAAGACGCTGCGCGGCGGCTGCGTTGTGTCGCAAGTCGAAGAGCATGCTGCGCGCACCGAGGGCACGCGTCGTTTCCGCACCGCCATCTCGCGCGCCCAGGGCGCCAAGCACGTTGCCCAAACCATCAGCGAGTACGCGCCGGGCGAATCGCCAGTGCGGGTCAATCCCGGCGCTGAGGAAGTGCTCTACTGCGTGGCGGGACGCGGCAGCGTGCGTATCGCGGGACGCGACTACCCGCTGGAGAGCGGGACCGCCGCCTACATCCCAGCCGGGGCCGAGTATTCCATAACGAATTCGCGCGCCGAAGCGCTGCGAGTCGTCGCCGTGTGCTGCCCGCAGGACGACGCCAGCCATGTGGTCGCCCGGCCGGCGCAATCGGGATGCGGCACGCCGCCGGCGCGCACGGTGCGCGAGCAGGAGCGCCCGCCCATCCGCAGCGGCGACCGCCACTTTCGCCTGCTGGTGGACAAGGACCTCGGCTGCCGCGCGGTGACCCAGTTCGTCGGCTTCATCCCGCCCAGCAAGGCGCCGTTCCACTTCCACACCTACGAGGAAGCCATCTTCATCCTCGCGGGCGCGGGCGTGGTGCACACGCAGCTGGAAGGCGACGCCGTGCCCGACTCGCAGCCATTCTCAGCCGGCACGTCCATCTTCCTGCCCGCCGGATGTCTGCATTGCCTGGAGAATCCCGGAACGGAGCCGGTGCGGCTGCTGGGAGTTTTCTATCCGTCGGGAAGCCCGTCCGTAAGCTACGACGCCGGGAGTGATCATTAGCGAATCGTCATTTCGCTTTTTTCCTGCGCACGGTCCCAGGCCCTCACGGCCAGGTGCTAACCGCCAATGGCGACCTGACAACTGGCAACTGGCAACCGGCAACTGATTACCGCGCCCGCTGCCTCTCGTCGGCCGACATCTCCCGCCAGATCATGGTGCGGTTGCGCTCCACATAGATATTGCCGGGCTCGGCGTTGGCCGCCGCGCTGAACCAGCGATACGCCGTGGGGCGGTCGAGGGCGACGCAGTTTCCGGTGGCGTACATCGCCCCGAGCTGGCTGCTGGCTTTGGGGTTGCCGTGGCTGGCCGCCGCCTTCAGCAGCATCAGCGCCTGATCGCAGTTGCGCCGCACGCCTTTGCCGTAGAGATAATTCTGGCCCCGCGCCACCAGTTCGTCTTCCACGCTGGTGCCCGCTTCCGCCGGTCCGCCGCGTGCTTTGGAAGTGGCTGCTTCCTCTTCGGCGGCGCCGCGCTCTTCGCTCCGGGCCGCGGCCTCCGGTTTCGGTTTCGATTTTTCCTCCGGCGACTTGTCCGCCGGACTCCGCGAAGGCGGCGTTTCCTTCTGCTGCGCTTCGGCGCCTTTGCCTTTCTCGGCGCCGCGTTGTGGCGGTTGCCCGGCCGGAGCGGCGCCGTGCTCGGCGCTGTGCTCTTCTATCGGGGCGCTGTCGGACGCCGGTTTTTCATCTTTCGCCGGCGGTGTTGCCGCGCCCGATTCGGACGCGCTGGCGTCGGTGCGTCCGGCGGTGGGCTCGGTGGCCTGCGGCGGAGGCGCGCTCTGCATCCGCTGCCTGATCATGCCGATGGCGCGCGCGGTCATGGTGTTGGGGTCGCCCGAACGCCACTGCATGTAGGCGAAGCCCCCCAGCGCCAGTAGAAGGATCAGCAAAAGCCATCCCCGTGCGCTGCGGCGCGGTTCCTCGTCGTCGAACAGGTAGGCGCTGTCGGTCGGCTCGTCCAGCCCCAGAAACGACGGGCCGTAGACGCCGCGGGCGGTGGTGTCGCGCTGCGCGGGCGGCGGGACTGGGTCGTCGTGGGCAAACGTTTCGCGAGCGGCGCGCATTTCGGCGTCGGCTTGAACATCGCCTGACGGCCGAGATCGGGATGTTTCCGGTGGCTCGGCGTCATGCATTTCCGAATCCAGCACGCGGCTTATCTCAGCGTAGCCGGCCGGGCTCGGCTGCTCTCCCCCCCGAGCGTCACCTCGCGCGGGCAGTTCGTTCGATCGAGGCAGGGCCGGCTGCTCGGGGGCAAGATCGGGTGCGCCGCCGCCGATGCGGACAACGTTGTCGCCCGCGCTTCGCCGCCGGTCGGCAATCCGCCGCGCGGCGGCGCGGCGGTCGAGCAGCGCCCCGCACATCCCGCAAAACCGGTTCGCCTCCGGGTTCTGTGTACCGCACGACTTGCACAACACAAGGACACTCCTGGCGATGGGATCGGCCGCCCGGCGCGTGTTAGCGGCTGCTTGGGTTGGATGCAATCCGGCGCCGATGGGAAATAATGTCTAAGAGCACTCAGCAGTCGGCACTCAGCACTCAGTCCCGAACGGCTTCCGCGAGGGTGTGTATTCTTTTGCCGGGGGACGGGCAAGAGCTGAATGCCGACTGCTGACTGCTGAGTGCTGGCCGGTGCTGAGCTCCCGCGGCTTGCCACTCGTGGGCGCGCATGTTACTCTCTTTGAGACTGTTACAGAGAACATAGAAGCAGGAGTGCACCCGGTTCAGTGCTGGCAAGAGAGCAAAAGCGGAGCATCATCGACAACTATCGCACGCACACCACGGACACCGGCAGCCCCGAGGTCCAGATTGCGCTGCTCAGTGAACGCATCGGTGAGTTGACGGAGCATTTCAAGACGCACAAGAAGGACCACGCCTCGCGGCGCGGTCTTCTCATGCTGGTCAGCAAGCGCCGTCGCTTGCTCGACTACCTCAAGCAATACGACTCCGAGCGATACACGACCGTCATCCAGAAACTCGGCATCCGTAAGTAGCCGCCCGCGTGCTCACGCGCACGCCTGCGTCGGAACGGACGTCAGGGCCTTGGGTGTATTCAGCGGCCGATTGCCGCCAGGTTCGAAGCTGACTCTCTCTTGCACAACCCGAAACTTCCCGCACCCTATGCCGCCCTCTGGCCGCTTTGCCCGGACCGGATGGCTGTGCAGCACCACGGACCGGAAGCCCTCCTGAAGAAGGACTGGTACTCAATCATGACGCAACCTACCCCTCACCAGCTCACCGTTGAACTCAGCGGCGGCAAATCCATTTCATTCGAGACCGGCAAGCTCGCCAAGCAGGCGGGCGGCTCCGCCGTTGTTCGCATTGCCGACAGCGTGGTGCTCG
It includes:
- a CDS encoding zinc-ribbon domain-containing protein, with product MLCKSCGTQNPEANRFCGMCGALLDRRAAARRIADRRRSAGDNVVRIGGGAPDLAPEQPALPRSNELPARGDARGGEQPSPAGYAEISRVLDSEMHDAEPPETSRSRPSGDVQADAEMRAARETFAHDDPVPPPAQRDTTARGVYGPSFLGLDEPTDSAYLFDDEEPRRSARGWLLLILLLALGGFAYMQWRSGDPNTMTARAIGMIRQRMQSAPPPQATEPTAGRTDASASESGAATPPAKDEKPASDSAPIEEHSAEHGAAPAGQPPQRGAEKGKGAEAQQKETPPSRSPADKSPEEKSKPKPEAAARSEERGAAEEEAATSKARGGPAEAGTSVEDELVARGQNYLYGKGVRRNCDQALMLLKAAASHGNPKASSQLGAMYATGNCVALDRPTAYRWFSAAANAEPGNIYVERNRTMIWREMSADERQRAR
- a CDS encoding YciI family protein, whose product is MRRYASLLVVLIVSWCAFAQQSTANPGQQFFLVLLKRGAHPPQLDKEAGDKLQAAHMANIGKLRDEGKLLAAGPFADNTPLRGIFVLKAASAAQAQAWSSTDPAVKAGRLAAEVYGPWNVQPGSFRQTTTPNDLQSYTLVLMFHDGAPAPPPGDLVPKHVAYLRGLMNDGKLAVAGPFGAPGADGLFGISIYAAPVDEATRLASEDPLVKAGFFRLEPHPWLTARGVLPR
- a CDS encoding cupin domain-containing protein encodes the protein MKTLRGGCVVSQVEEHAARTEGTRRFRTAISRAQGAKHVAQTISEYAPGESPVRVNPGAEEVLYCVAGRGSVRIAGRDYPLESGTAAYIPAGAEYSITNSRAEALRVVAVCCPQDDASHVVARPAQSGCGTPPARTVREQERPPIRSGDRHFRLLVDKDLGCRAVTQFVGFIPPSKAPFHFHTYEEAIFILAGAGVVHTQLEGDAVPDSQPFSAGTSIFLPAGCLHCLENPGTEPVRLLGVFYPSGSPSVSYDAGSDH
- the rpsO gene encoding 30S ribosomal protein S15, encoding MLAREQKRSIIDNYRTHTTDTGSPEVQIALLSERIGELTEHFKTHKKDHASRRGLLMLVSKRRRLLDYLKQYDSERYTTVIQKLGIRK